The genome window ATCCACTGGCGCGTACGCGCATAAAAGAGCAGATGGTGACCGGTATCCGTGCGGTCGACAGTTTCGTCGCCTGCGGTAAAGGCCAGAGGATGGGTATATTCTCCGGTTCCGGTGTGGGCAAGTCTGTATTGATGGGCATGGTAGCCCGTAACAGCCGTTCCCCGATCAATGTTATCGGGCTGATCGGTGAAAGAGGCCGAGAAGTCCGCGAATTTCTGGAAAAGGATCTGGGAGAGGAAGGACTCAGTCGTTCAGTTGTCGTCTCGGTGACTTCCGATCAACCCCCTCTTGTAAAGGTCAAGGGCGCGCTGGTGGCGACTACGATCGCCGAGTACTTCCGCGAACAGGGAGAGGATGTTATCCTGATGCTGGATTCGGTAACCCGTATCGCTATGGCCCTGCGAGAAATCGGGCTGGCTGTCGGAGAACCACCCGCCACAAAAGGATATACTCCGTCGGTATTTACTTTCCTGCCGAGATTTCTGGAACGCACCGGTACTTCGGCTGAGGGCAGTATTACCGGTATGTATACGGTTCTGGCTGAAGGAGACGATCTCAATGATCCGATCAGCGACACTGTCAGATCGATCCTGGATGGCCATATCGTGCTCTCGCGTCGTCTCGCAAACCGCAACCATTACCCGGCCATCGAAGTGCTCGAATCAGTATCGCGTCTTATGGTGGATATCTGTTCCGATGATCACCGCGATTATACCAACAAAATTCGACGTCTGCTGGCAGCTCATCGGGAGGCCGAGGACCTGATCAATATCGGTGCCTATGTCAAAGGATCTGATCCGATCATCGACGAGGCAATAGCCAAGATAGACCGAATCAACTCGTACCTCAAACAGGATATGTACGAAAAGAATAATTTCGAGCAGGACCTCAAGCGCCTGCGGGAGATAGCCCTGAATGAAAAAGTTCCATTACCGGCTACAGAGAATACTGTCGGTCAAACGAACCCTCAAGAAACAGGCGCAGAAAGCACTGGCTAAATCCCAGAATGAGCGCAATTCTCAGAAAAGGACGCTCGAAAACCTGGAGCGCGAACTGGTCGAGAGATTGACGGCCGAAAAGACATCCCGCCGTGACAAGCTCGACCTGCATCACCTTAACCTTTACCACGGTTACATCTCTCAGCTTAAATTCATGATCCTGAATCAGCGCCAGCTTCTGGCCAATGCCGAAAAAGATGTGGAAGAAAAGCGAGAGAAACTGGTTGAAGCTTCACGCGAGGAGAAAAAATACGCGCGCCTGAAAGAAATCCGCAAGGAAGAATACACCCGTGAACTCGAACTCGCCCTGCAGAAAGAGACCGACGAATTCGCCAAAAACGTCCACCGCTTAAATAAGTAACCCTTACATAGCTGATACACAAGATCAGGTTTGCGACGGATATTCCTGGCGATAGAATTCCTCAATCAGTGGGCGTGTGATGCTGGACGTGTCTTTGACCAAAAGAGTGTCCAGAATTTCCCTCGCCCTTTCAGGATCCCGGTCCCTGGTTATATGATAAATCCTGAGGATATTGGCGATTGCTGGATGCTTATTGAGAATATCCTCCTGTTCGAGGAGTTTCGCCTTATCCTCCATCTTTACCGGACCGCGATACATCTTGGCGGCCTCAATGAAGGCGTTGGGGTACATCTTGAATTTTTCCATGAATTCAATGAAGAGTGAATCTGCTGTCGCGGTATCACCGGTCAGGTAATTCACGACAGTGTAATAAGTGTAGACCTTGAAGGAACGAGTGGCGTGCTCGACCCCGTAGGCGGACAGTTGTTTGAGCTTTTCATAATCCTTGTTCTCATAATAGATTTGAGCCGGCAGGAAATAGAAGTATTCCTCGTCGGGATGCACTTCGAGTCCCACAAGCGAGTAGTACAGGGCGCTGTCGACACGTTCCAGTCCGCGATTGAGATGAACATTGTAATACAACGTGGAATATGACGAATCTCCCAGTTTCAGGGCCTGGTTGAATTTACTGTAAGCTGAATCAAAGGCCTCGATTTCGTAATAGGCTACACCCGCCAGGAATTTGAGTTCCGCAAAGGTCGTTTCCGCATCGGCATTTTCCAAATAGACGGAAGCGCGAGTGAAATTGTTGCCCCTGACATAGGATTTGCCCGCCATGTAATACCATGTTGGTGGGACCTTATTACGCGCCAGGGGGACGTACCTGAGATAATACGATGACGCCTCGAGATTTCGCCCGGCATCCATCAGTTTTTTGCCGATCTGAATTCCAGCCAGCGTATCGCCCTGGTCAGCCCGGCATCTCAGGATCGAATCATCAAGATTGTATTCTTTGTAGGGCTTACGTTTACTCATCTCTTTATATAACTCGATAGCCTGATCATAATTTTCTGACAGTCGGTACGATTTTGCCAGAACCTGGGATGCAGTCGGGTAGCGGTAGAGGTTTTCCATCCGGTTGAGATAAGAAATCGCTTCTCCAT of Candidatus Zixiibacteriota bacterium contains these proteins:
- the fliI gene encoding flagellar protein export ATPase FliI, whose amino-acid sequence is MLEKYIEAVQDTRTLWQDGKVVEVIGLVITSTGPATSVGELCKIYPHPDSEPVLAEVVGFRNNQVLLMPLGDLSGINPGSVVVATGENLSINVGHELIGRVVGGIGQPIDGKGPIKTSRRRPIYANPPDPLARTRIKEQMVTGIRAVDSFVACGKGQRMGIFSGSGVGKSVLMGMVARNSRSPINVIGLIGERGREVREFLEKDLGEEGLSRSVVVSVTSDQPPLVKVKGALVATTIAEYFREQGEDVILMLDSVTRIAMALREIGLAVGEPPATKGYTPSVFTFLPRFLERTGTSAEGSITGMYTVLAEGDDLNDPISDTVRSILDGHIVLSRRLANRNHYPAIEVLESVSRLMVDICSDDHRDYTNKIRRLLAAHREAEDLINIGAYVKGSDPIIDEAIAKIDRINSYLKQDMYEKNNFEQDLKRLREIALNEKVPLPATENTVGQTNPQETGAESTG
- the fliJ gene encoding flagellar export protein FliJ translates to MKKFHYRLQRILSVKRTLKKQAQKALAKSQNERNSQKRTLENLERELVERLTAEKTSRRDKLDLHHLNLYHGYISQLKFMILNQRQLLANAEKDVEEKREKLVEASREEKKYARLKEIRKEEYTRELELALQKETDEFAKNVHRLNK